A genome region from Pseudanabaena sp. Chao 1811 includes the following:
- a CDS encoding NAD(P)H-hydrate dehydratase — protein sequence MIDCLSSQAIATAAQMQAIEQLIFQAGMPVAALMEKVALRITQRLTELYPAEVYGHVGILVGPGHNGGDALVVARELHHQGREVRIYTPFTKSKPLTRVHSCYAKRLGIPFVSLESLQKCDLIVDGIFGFGLERDIVGDVAIAINTINNWQVPIVSIDLPSGIHTDHGKVMGIAIRATHTFCLGLWKRGLLTELATPYVGELERIDFNIPEQFIRQVLGNAHPLWRIDPQQILSDRLPIKRHPTTHKYEIGHLLLVVGSQKYGGAALLAAMGAKATGIGMLSIAVPHSLKSLILAQIPDALVIGCPETESGAIAELPDLDLQKYQTIACGCGISLEARQIVQRLLDSDRPLVLDADGLNTVAALEQDQRISQLQNRKNTTILTPHWGEFCRLFPELREVERIEALQTVVNLTQSTILLKGARTAIAFPHATDSQVWINPESTPALARGGSGDVLAGMIGGLLAQGMTASDVAIAATVWHSKTAIWTSHQLTVMGVDPVTLAQNLLPFLQYFGKYSFSTNN from the coding sequence ATGATCGATTGTCTCTCCTCTCAAGCGATCGCTACTGCTGCTCAGATGCAGGCGATCGAGCAGCTTATCTTCCAAGCAGGAATGCCCGTTGCTGCTCTTATGGAGAAAGTTGCACTGCGGATTACCCAGAGATTAACGGAACTCTATCCTGCTGAAGTTTATGGGCATGTGGGTATTCTCGTTGGTCCGGGACATAATGGCGGAGATGCGCTAGTTGTTGCGAGAGAACTCCATCATCAAGGGCGAGAGGTGCGTATCTATACGCCATTTACGAAATCCAAGCCTTTAACAAGGGTACATAGTTGTTATGCCAAGCGCTTAGGAATTCCCTTTGTATCCTTAGAATCATTACAGAAATGTGATCTCATTGTCGATGGTATCTTTGGATTTGGATTAGAACGGGATATAGTTGGAGATGTGGCGATCGCCATTAATACAATCAATAATTGGCAAGTCCCAATTGTCAGTATTGACCTACCATCAGGAATCCATACTGATCACGGGAAGGTAATGGGCATTGCAATTAGAGCCACGCATACCTTCTGTTTGGGATTATGGAAGCGGGGCTTACTGACAGAATTAGCAACTCCCTATGTCGGCGAACTTGAAAGAATCGACTTCAATATTCCCGAACAATTTATTCGGCAAGTACTAGGTAATGCACATCCACTCTGGCGCATCGATCCCCAGCAAATACTTAGCGATCGCTTGCCCATTAAACGTCATCCGACTACCCATAAGTATGAAATCGGGCATTTGCTCCTAGTTGTCGGTTCTCAAAAATATGGAGGAGCCGCACTTTTAGCAGCAATGGGGGCAAAGGCAACGGGCATCGGTATGTTATCGATCGCCGTTCCGCATTCCCTCAAATCGCTCATTTTGGCACAGATTCCTGATGCCCTCGTCATTGGCTGTCCCGAAACTGAGTCTGGGGCGATCGCCGAATTACCTGATCTTGATTTGCAGAAATATCAGACAATTGCTTGTGGTTGTGGGATCTCTCTTGAGGCAAGGCAAATTGTCCAAAGGCTCTTAGATAGCGATCGCCCATTAGTTCTAGATGCCGATGGCTTAAATACCGTAGCAGCATTGGAGCAAGATCAAAGAATTTCTCAATTACAGAATAGAAAGAATACAACGATTCTCACGCCGCATTGGGGAGAGTTCTGTCGTCTCTTTCCAGAATTACGCGAAGTTGAACGGATAGAAGCCTTACAAACAGTCGTAAATCTTACCCAATCAACAATTTTACTTAAGGGAGCCAGAACTGCGATCGCATTCCCCCATGCTACTGATTCGCAAGTATGGATTAATCCTGAAAGTACGCCTGCACTAGCTAGAGGTGGTAGTGGTGATGTGCTAGCAGGAATGATTGGGGGTTTACTAGCCCAAGGGATGACAGCAAGTGATGTGGCGATCGCTGCCACGGTCTGGCATTCAAAAACAGCGATCTGGACTTCCCATCAGCTTACGGTTATGGGTGTCGATCCTGTTACACTCGCACAAAACCTATTACCATTTTTACAGTACTTTGGTAAGTATTCCTTCTCCACCAATAATTAA
- a CDS encoding protein phosphatase 2C domain-containing protein, with amino-acid sequence MENQEQTTAVEQQYLWAVGLDTEAFPPASLLGDRYRVLSSQIVVDTDAFTLPELPLEFQTYVVSYLKLSRLSLHLPRPYGLLLLGEELNLSEIFLLENVPIDRQGNLCPTLAESWGKASALRQINLLWQVLNLWEPLAEQNMTRTLIEPKLVRVDGMWVRLLELQADVSAVHISQLGDIWVQWLDLAKPEIAEPIAEFFYSLGRGEYDVNTAIAYLDQLSLKIMQEQPLTVRIASATDVGQQRDHNEDACYPDIKRQKRTEQAESLRDRLAIVCDGLGGHDGGEVASSLAIKTLEQQLKTLLHQAENDPDFSAQGFIAQLEMVARVVNNQIVAINDQQQRHAQQRMGTTLVMAVIPHPHGHPSNEVYVVHVGDSRLYCVSKNNLRQVTLDDDVATRETTLGYNFYAYSSQRIDGGALIQALGTRGSDMLVPRVQRFFIDEDCVLLLCSDGLSDFDRVEQLYERYLLPILTEDKSLDRSCQDLIDQANELNGHDNITVALMRCRFAPPDPNEDMVEQITASDDEDDADTEDILPNPDHAVDAAGALVTTEPITDNSETAADVAESSTDAAGFDMDDMDSAKTELGLPRQTNKAFMIILILVALLLGSGFAALQFPQVKDWVRQHVPTSLKKFVPPNP; translated from the coding sequence ATGGAAAATCAAGAGCAAACTACGGCAGTTGAGCAGCAATATCTTTGGGCTGTCGGACTAGATACCGAAGCATTTCCCCCTGCATCTCTACTTGGCGATCGCTACCGTGTCCTGTCCTCGCAAATTGTCGTTGACACAGATGCGTTCACACTACCTGAGTTACCCCTTGAATTTCAGACTTATGTAGTGTCTTACCTGAAGCTATCACGATTAAGCCTACATTTACCGCGTCCCTATGGTTTGCTGTTGCTAGGTGAAGAGCTAAACCTTTCAGAAATCTTTTTATTAGAAAATGTCCCCATCGATCGCCAAGGCAATCTTTGTCCGACCTTAGCTGAGAGTTGGGGAAAAGCATCGGCGTTAAGGCAAATTAATTTGCTCTGGCAAGTCCTCAATCTCTGGGAACCCCTCGCCGAACAAAATATGACGCGCACTTTGATTGAACCCAAATTGGTCAGGGTTGATGGGATGTGGGTGCGCCTGTTGGAATTGCAAGCGGATGTATCGGCGGTACATATCTCGCAATTAGGAGACATTTGGGTACAGTGGCTAGATCTGGCTAAGCCCGAAATTGCCGAGCCGATCGCTGAGTTTTTCTATAGTTTGGGACGAGGGGAATATGACGTAAATACAGCGATCGCCTATCTCGATCAGTTGTCATTAAAGATCATGCAGGAGCAACCGCTCACAGTACGCATTGCTAGTGCTACTGATGTTGGTCAACAGCGTGACCATAACGAGGACGCTTGCTATCCTGACATTAAGCGCCAAAAACGGACTGAACAGGCTGAGAGTCTGCGCGATCGTCTAGCGATCGTCTGTGACGGTTTGGGTGGACATGATGGCGGAGAAGTTGCAAGCTCCTTGGCAATCAAGACCCTCGAGCAGCAACTAAAAACCCTGCTGCATCAAGCAGAGAATGATCCTGATTTTTCCGCCCAAGGGTTTATTGCCCAATTAGAAATGGTGGCTCGCGTTGTCAACAATCAAATTGTTGCCATCAACGATCAACAGCAACGTCATGCCCAACAACGGATGGGGACAACTTTGGTAATGGCAGTGATACCCCATCCCCACGGACATCCTAGTAATGAAGTATATGTGGTGCATGTGGGCGATAGTCGTCTCTATTGCGTCAGTAAAAATAATTTACGTCAAGTCACCCTCGATGATGATGTGGCAACTCGCGAAACCACATTGGGATACAACTTTTACGCCTACTCCTCACAACGCATTGATGGTGGAGCCTTAATTCAGGCTTTAGGAACTAGAGGTTCCGATATGCTTGTCCCAAGGGTGCAAAGATTTTTTATTGATGAAGATTGCGTGCTACTTCTCTGCTCCGATGGCTTAAGTGACTTTGATCGGGTTGAGCAGCTTTATGAAAGATATTTGCTGCCAATTTTGACCGAAGATAAATCTCTTGATCGGAGCTGCCAAGATCTCATCGATCAGGCTAATGAGCTAAATGGTCATGACAACATTACCGTCGCCCTGATGCGCTGTCGTTTTGCACCGCCCGATCCTAATGAGGATATGGTTGAGCAGATCACCGCTTCCGATGACGAAGATGATGCCGATACTGAAGATATCTTGCCTAATCCTGATCATGCGGTGGATGCAGCAGGAGCTTTAGTGACGACAGAACCTATTACTGATAATTCGGAAACTGCCGCAGATGTTGCTGAATCTAGCACAGATGCTGCTGGATTTGATATGGATGATATGGACTCCGCAAAAACAGAACTGGGACTCCCAAGACAGACCAATAAAGCATTTATGATCATTTTGATTTTAGTTGCTCTATTGCTCGGTAGCGGTTTTGCGGCGCTGCAATTTCCTCAAGTAAAGGACTGGGTGCGTCAACATGTGCCAACAAGTCTCAAAAAATTTGTACCGCCAAATCCCTAA
- the hrcA gene encoding heat-inducible transcriptional repressor HrcA produces the protein MNPQLTHREQKVLWATIDHYIQTAEPVGSKALVSEYDFDISPATIRNVMNMLDRIGLLYQPHTSAGRVPSDSGYRVYVDKLIDPASELTYSTHQFLASKSDRLGKSSLDGVMRDVAQILATLSGCIAVITAPNMQKMRIRHLQLVMVDERKIMAIAVSDTYHTASVTMDLPSETKPEVLEGELNILNNFLNEHLRDKNWSDLNNALQWDDLDRQFQQYAVLLQQSLQQLMKLCDRTALGQMFISGLTELLRQPEFSNLQQVQNIVQLLEADRASLMALIVDQPSPSANSVSIRIGSEISIEPIQNCTFISSTYLCDDKPVGTVGVLGPTRLGYTRAIASVQAAALHLTDAISKW, from the coding sequence ATGAACCCTCAACTTACCCATCGTGAACAAAAAGTCCTTTGGGCAACCATCGATCACTATATTCAAACAGCAGAACCTGTTGGCTCCAAGGCGTTGGTATCTGAGTATGACTTTGATATTAGCCCTGCCACAATCCGCAATGTGATGAATATGCTCGATCGCATTGGTTTGTTATATCAACCCCATACTTCGGCAGGGCGTGTTCCCTCAGACTCTGGCTATCGTGTCTATGTAGATAAGCTGATCGATCCTGCTAGCGAACTCACCTATAGTACCCACCAATTTCTCGCCAGCAAAAGCGATCGCCTTGGCAAGTCCAGCCTTGATGGCGTAATGCGTGATGTTGCTCAAATTTTGGCGACCCTAAGCGGTTGTATTGCTGTAATTACTGCCCCAAATATGCAAAAAATGCGAATTAGGCATTTGCAATTAGTCATGGTCGATGAACGAAAGATCATGGCGATCGCTGTTAGTGACACTTACCACACTGCCTCGGTGACGATGGATTTACCTAGTGAAACAAAGCCAGAGGTATTAGAAGGGGAATTAAATATTCTCAATAATTTTTTAAATGAGCATTTACGGGATAAAAACTGGTCAGACTTAAATAACGCATTGCAATGGGACGATCTTGATCGCCAGTTTCAGCAATATGCAGTGTTATTGCAGCAGTCCTTACAGCAACTGATGAAATTATGTGATCGCACAGCTTTGGGACAAATGTTTATTAGTGGCTTAACGGAGTTATTACGTCAACCAGAGTTTTCTAATTTGCAACAGGTGCAAAATATTGTGCAGTTACTCGAAGCTGATCGCGCTTCGTTGATGGCTCTGATTGTCGATCAACCTAGCCCCTCTGCAAATTCAGTCAGTATCAGAATCGGTTCCGAAATCTCTATTGAGCCAATTCAGAACTGTACTTTTATCTCTAGTACCTATCTCTGTGATGATAAACCTGTAGGAACGGTTGGAGTTCTCGGCCCAACCCGTTTGGGTTATACAAGAGCGATCGCTTCAGTACAGGCCGCAGCATTGCATCTCACTGACGCGATTAGTAAATGGTAG